A region of the Flavipsychrobacter sp. genome:
CTACAACTAACAACAACAAATAGATACCAGCAGTAAGAAAATATCCACCAGCTTCAGAGCCTATCCATTCAGCCATAAGACTACCTAAGCCCAAGCCAGACTGTATCAGTATAATGAGCGTGATGAACATGCATACCATCATGAACATGCAAAAGCCCATGATAATAGCTACCCGCTCAATAAGTGATAGCTTGGCACTATTTAGTTTTACTTCAAAATATTTTAGCAGATTATCAAACATGCAAATAATAGGATTTAAGAGTTATAAATTTCCTCTTCTATATCCTGCGACTTTTCTGATATTTTATCTTTCAAGTCGTTGAATGTATCCTTTATCTTATCAATGCTCTTTTGTCTTTTATCCTCATCCATTGCTATTACGTAACCTACTGCTGCGCCAACAGCAGCACCTATCAATAGTGTTGCAATAGTTTTTCCTGTATTTGCCATAATATGATCTTTTAGAAAATTAATATTAATACAAAGCTAGTGTAGCTGGTATATTATATAAAACATTAATTCCCAATATCAATATAAAACACAATTATTTAACTATATTTTACAATACCTACCACTTACTTTTGAAATGCTGTTTATGAATAACGAAAGTGTAAAACGATTAATACTACTGGTATTAATACTCCTTCTTGGTGTTGCTATTAGCTGGCAGCTATCAGCATTCTTTCCAGGGCTGTTGGGCGCCATTACTTTATACATCCTTGTTCGCGAGCGCTATATGAAACTCACCCAACAAAAAGGTTGGAATAAATGGCTAACAGCATCCTTGTTTATTTTGGGTTCCATTCTCTTATTTGCCTTACCGGTTATCTTATTGATACAACTATTACTCCCTAAGCTCAATAAGGTACTTAGCAATAAGAAAGAACTGGAACAAACCATACAAATGGTATCTCAAAAGATACAAGAGTTAGAACTTCCATTTTCTATTACATCAGAGCAATTACTATCTATAGCACAAGACATAACAGCATCAGTACCTGCCGTGCTTGGCGCCACAGCCAATATCTTGACCAACGGCGTATTGGCCTTATTCATCCTCTACTTTATGCTGCTGGAAGGTGCTAAAATGGAAAAACACATCAAAGCTTACACCCCTCTTAAGGAGAGTAATGTAAATGACATCTGGGATGCTACAAGAACTATGGTACGTTCTAATGCCATTGGCATACCAGTGCTTGCAGCTAGTCAAGCCATTGCTGCAGCTATAGGCTATTGGATATTTGGGGTAGATGCTTATATCCTTTGGGGAGTACTAACAGGCATATTCTCCATAGTACCGCTATTAGGGTGCATGATAGTGTGGGTGCCTATCTGTATATATCTTTTTGCAATAGGCGATACTAGTGCTGCTATTTGGCTAGCCATTTATTCCTTCGTAATAACAGGGGGTGTTGATAATGTGCTTCGCTTCACAATTCTGAAAAAACTGGGAGACATTCACCCTGTCACAACTATGCTGGGCATCATTATAGGTGTGCCTTTATTTGGGTTTATGGGGTTCATCTTCGGCCCTTTACTTATCTCTTACCTACTACTACTTATTAAGGTATATAGAATAGAATTTGTTGGCGAACCTGTAGAAGACTAGTTCTTATTTTTTGAAGTAATTATTTTCATCAATATACCGCCATACTTTTTCTGTAGTAAGGTAACGGATAGACTTACCTTCTTTTACTTGATTTCGGATAAAGGAGGCTGATATTTCCAGCAAGGGGGCTTCAAGAATAGTTATATCTGCACCATGGGTATCTTCGATTTCATAACCTGGCCTTTTGTAGATAATAATATCATGGTTATTTATCAACTGCTCAAAGTTTTTCCATCTATGGATATTTTGAAAACTATCAGATCCCATAATTACCGAAAAACGTTCTAATGGAAACTTCTCGGAAAGATATGTCAAGGTATCAATTGTGTAAGACGGTTTAGGTAGTTGAAACTCAACATTACTTGCTCTAAACTTCGGGTTATCCTCTATAGCCAATTGCACTAGGTGTAGCCTGTCATACTCGTTAAGCAGTGAATTTGAATCTTTTAACGGGTTGTGCGGAGATACTACAAACCATAATTTATCAATTTCCGTGTTCTCAACTATATGGTTGGCAACTATTAAATGACCAATATGTATGGGATTAAAACTACCGAAGTATAAGCCGATGTGCATGGGGACAAATGTAATTAAAACCTACCGACACGAGCAAGTCGTAAGATGATTTGTTTGTTAGTATTTACTATCGATCCAAAGCCACCCAAATACTTTCGGCATCTTTTTTACGCAGGCTCAAATGATAGCCAGCTATTTTAATAGCCATCGGATCACCCATTGGGGCTACCATTTCTATCCATACAGGCTCTCCGGGAACACAGCCCATTTCCATCAGCGTAAGCTGAAAATCACTTTGCTCGTGATGCTTAATGACTGCTTTTTTACCC
Encoded here:
- a CDS encoding YtxH domain-containing protein; amino-acid sequence: MANTGKTIATLLIGAAVGAAVGYVIAMDEDKRQKSIDKIKDTFNDLKDKISEKSQDIEEEIYNS
- a CDS encoding AI-2E family transporter — encoded protein: MNNESVKRLILLVLILLLGVAISWQLSAFFPGLLGAITLYILVRERYMKLTQQKGWNKWLTASLFILGSILLFALPVILLIQLLLPKLNKVLSNKKELEQTIQMVSQKIQELELPFSITSEQLLSIAQDITASVPAVLGATANILTNGVLALFILYFMLLEGAKMEKHIKAYTPLKESNVNDIWDATRTMVRSNAIGIPVLAASQAIAAAIGYWIFGVDAYILWGVLTGIFSIVPLLGCMIVWVPICIYLFAIGDTSAAIWLAIYSFVITGGVDNVLRFTILKKLGDIHPVTTMLGIIIGVPLFGFMGFIFGPLLISYLLLLIKVYRIEFVGEPVED
- the nadD gene encoding nicotinate (nicotinamide) nucleotide adenylyltransferase; this encodes MHIGLYFGSFNPIHIGHLIVANHIVENTEIDKLWFVVSPHNPLKDSNSLLNEYDRLHLVQLAIEDNPKFRASNVEFQLPKPSYTIDTLTYLSEKFPLERFSVIMGSDSFQNIHRWKNFEQLINNHDIIIYKRPGYEIEDTHGADITILEAPLLEISASFIRNQVKEGKSIRYLTTEKVWRYIDENNYFKK
- a CDS encoding FeoA family protein, which gives rise to MSAVEESVIRLSDLPKGKKAVIKHHEQSDFQLTLMEMGCVPGEPVWIEMVAPMGDPMAIKIAGYHLSLRKKDAESIWVALDR